From a single Pigmentibacter ruber genomic region:
- a CDS encoding SDR family NAD(P)-dependent oxidoreductase, producing MSHLKNLIINGGNSLIGKKLAEIEEHKTNVIKIVRSNSDLNENTNNLFFANAIDSDEIKETILKIQEKYQTIDQYVHLIGSIVLKPLHSQTKEEWLQTIDLNLNSIFYALKFILPIMIKQKKGQIVLVSSVAAQIGLMNHESISAAKGGVESLTRSLAITYSNYGIRVNCVSPSLTDTKMAKFLTQNEIAVKSTVSLNAIKRIGIPEDIAHAISFLLNDNSSFITGHVLNVDGGLTKIRTPPKI from the coding sequence ATGAGTCATTTAAAAAATTTAATAATTAATGGAGGAAACTCCTTAATTGGTAAGAAACTCGCAGAAATTGAAGAACATAAAACAAACGTTATTAAGATAGTAAGAAGTAACTCCGATTTAAATGAAAATACAAATAACTTATTTTTTGCTAATGCAATAGATTCAGATGAAATTAAAGAAACAATTCTTAAAATTCAAGAAAAATATCAAACTATAGATCAATATGTTCACCTAATAGGATCAATTGTCTTAAAACCATTACATAGTCAAACAAAAGAGGAATGGTTACAAACAATTGATCTTAATTTAAATAGCATTTTTTATGCTTTAAAATTCATTCTTCCAATAATGATTAAACAAAAAAAAGGACAGATAGTATTAGTATCATCTGTAGCAGCACAAATAGGTCTCATGAACCACGAAAGCATTTCTGCCGCAAAAGGAGGAGTGGAATCGCTTACCCGCTCTTTAGCAATTACATACTCAAATTATGGAATTAGAGTCAATTGCGTAAGTCCTTCATTGACAGATACAAAAATGGCAAAATTTTTAACTCAAAATGAAATTGCAGTTAAATCTACAGTATCACTCAACGCTATTAAAAGAATTGGCATACCAGAAGATATTGCACATGCGATTTCTTTCCTATTAAATGATAATAGTTCTTTCATTACGGGTCATGTTTTAAATGTTGATGGTGGACTTACCAAGATAAGAACACCTCCAAAAATATAA
- a CDS encoding phytoene desaturase family protein gives MGAGVSGLTVANLLVKQGFDVEIFESADKCGGKMFQYKNAEGICWDTGPTLISLPQELNKLFLDLNISEIELLKLHTGSHLNFSDGTNWELPFGLNNIKKYLANSNEKLSQDVFNALEISSSIYEFAEKNIFYNDPPNAISLGLKSFASGLMLKYPKLTLTPYRKVIDSLISDKNMREFFYHFASYVGMNPNEAQGGILSIAHVELVSPIVFPKGGVYQIASALERVAIENKVNLHLNSPVISAALKDEKNPSEGWKLSYKKDNSIHHANFDIVISNSDPFTASFSWLSNTDISKNYVEKINKNIYRPSESQFVILFDLYDDIELLHHVKIFPESWLESFVQVCESYQLPKDPCIYLVWPHATDKSISPRVLFISAMAPNNLSGINWSHDFCLQYAERILELCRKRLKHAFKGKIFKMISPQELEGRANSFKGGIYSACLRKFNPLAFHDSGITKYRNLYFVGAGIHPGAGVTMVIKSAKRISQHISKNFK, from the coding sequence ATTGGTGCCGGAGTATCAGGTTTAACAGTTGCAAATTTATTAGTTAAACAAGGTTTTGATGTTGAAATATTTGAATCTGCAGATAAATGTGGGGGAAAAATGTTTCAATATAAAAATGCGGAAGGAATTTGTTGGGATACTGGCCCGACCCTTATCTCATTGCCACAAGAACTAAACAAACTTTTTTTAGATCTCAATATATCAGAAATAGAACTATTAAAACTTCATACAGGTAGTCATTTAAATTTTTCTGACGGTACTAATTGGGAACTACCTTTTGGATTAAATAACATTAAAAAATATTTAGCAAACAGTAATGAGAAATTGAGTCAAGATGTGTTTAATGCATTAGAAATTTCTAGTTCAATTTATGAATTTGCAGAAAAAAATATATTTTATAATGATCCACCAAATGCAATCTCATTAGGGCTTAAATCTTTTGCTTCTGGGCTAATGTTAAAATATCCCAAGTTAACACTGACACCATATAGAAAAGTTATTGATTCCTTGATTAGCGATAAAAATATGCGTGAGTTCTTTTATCATTTTGCTAGTTATGTTGGCATGAATCCTAATGAAGCCCAAGGAGGAATTTTAAGTATAGCACATGTTGAATTAGTCTCACCAATTGTTTTTCCTAAGGGAGGAGTTTATCAGATAGCTTCAGCTCTTGAACGGGTTGCTATAGAAAATAAAGTAAATTTACATTTAAATTCTCCGGTTATATCTGCAGCATTAAAAGATGAAAAAAATCCTTCTGAAGGTTGGAAATTAAGCTATAAAAAAGATAATTCTATACATCACGCCAATTTTGACATTGTTATTTCAAATTCAGATCCTTTTACAGCTTCATTTTCATGGCTAAGTAACACAGATATTTCTAAAAATTATGTAGAAAAAATTAATAAAAATATTTATAGACCATCTGAAAGCCAATTTGTCATTTTATTTGACCTTTATGATGACATTGAATTACTTCATCATGTTAAAATTTTTCCTGAAAGTTGGCTTGAAAGCTTTGTCCAAGTATGTGAGTCTTATCAGTTACCAAAAGATCCATGTATATATCTTGTATGGCCGCATGCCACTGATAAAAGCATTTCACCAAGAGTATTATTTATTTCTGCAATGGCACCAAATAATCTGTCAGGGATTAATTGGTCACATGATTTTTGTTTACAATATGCGGAACGAATTTTAGAGTTGTGTAGAAAAAGATTAAAACATGCATTTAAAGGAAAAATCTTTAAAATGATAAGTCCACAAGAGCTGGAAGGAAGAGCGAACAGTTTTAAAGGTGGAATATATAGCGCTTGTTTAAGAAAATTTAATCCATTAGCTTTTCACGATTCAGGAATTACAAAATATAGAAATTTATATTTTGTGGGGGCTGGTATTCATCCTGGGGCTGGTGTTACCATGGTGATAAAATCTGCGAAAAGAATCTCTCAGCATATTTCTAAAAATTTTAAATAA
- a CDS encoding polyprenyl synthetase family protein: MNAKENNYHALDYNYFMKKLSNYLEKDIYKNFPNEFIDFKPFIDKNLIAITKDSMLAEGKRIRPLLCYWLLRNFSLPNNSLTSLDLVEKSNKKLLDTVTQVAIGIEIFHCASLVIDDIEDGSCERRGRLSLHLSHGLPKALNAANWMYFLALKHFPAVSKSIAIETLFDCHIGQAFDLSSNDDFINKKYFYADESTRWSFYEKCVSLKTGKLIQLPLFSLKKILNISDSEINLVDKIFNSYGIIYQIFDDLKNFVPELNKNKLYEDLNCGLRSAVVHSFIDILSDEEKELAYLEIKNNNFKKYFLQHYKKIQSLEKCYYKASYLLHINSIQLESIQINKELKDYLSDIIEKPFDMIRKNIFSIIQVNYKLKMEETLSL; the protein is encoded by the coding sequence ATGAATGCAAAAGAAAATAATTATCATGCATTAGATTACAATTACTTTATGAAGAAATTAAGTAATTATTTAGAAAAAGATATATATAAAAATTTTCCAAATGAATTTATAGATTTTAAACCTTTTATAGATAAAAATTTAATAGCTATAACAAAAGATTCTATGTTAGCAGAAGGGAAAAGAATTAGGCCTCTTTTATGCTATTGGTTACTCAGAAACTTTTCATTACCAAACAACTCTTTAACATCTCTAGATTTAGTAGAAAAAAGTAACAAAAAATTATTAGATACAGTTACACAAGTTGCTATAGGTATAGAAATATTTCATTGCGCAAGTTTAGTTATTGATGACATAGAAGACGGTAGTTGTGAAAGAAGAGGAAGGCTTTCATTGCATTTATCACATGGGTTGCCAAAAGCATTAAATGCAGCAAATTGGATGTATTTTTTAGCTTTGAAACATTTTCCAGCAGTTTCTAAATCAATTGCTATAGAAACATTATTTGATTGTCACATAGGCCAAGCTTTTGATTTATCAAGTAATGATGACTTTATAAATAAAAAATATTTTTATGCTGATGAAAGTACTAGATGGTCTTTTTATGAGAAATGTGTTTCTTTAAAAACAGGAAAGCTAATTCAATTACCACTCTTTTCTTTAAAAAAGATTTTAAATATCTCTGATTCAGAAATAAATTTAGTAGATAAAATTTTTAATTCATATGGCATTATATATCAAATTTTTGATGATTTGAAAAATTTTGTACCTGAATTAAATAAAAATAAATTATATGAAGATTTAAACTGCGGTTTAAGAAGTGCAGTTGTGCATTCTTTTATTGATATATTAAGTGATGAAGAAAAAGAATTAGCATATCTTGAAATTAAAAATAATAATTTTAAAAAGTATTTTTTACAGCACTATAAAAAAATTCAGTCGCTTGAAAAATGTTATTATAAAGCTTCTTATTTATTGCATATTAATTCTATTCAATTAGAGTCAATTCAAATTAATAAAGAATTAAAAGATTATCTATCAGATATTATAGAGAAGCCTTTTGATATGATTAGAAAAAATATTTTCTCTATTATACAAGTTAATTATAAATTAAAAATGGAAGAAACTCTTTCTTTATGA
- a CDS encoding tetratricopeptide repeat protein — MKIKNIVCICNFLILTSCETITNNEVILDSELLNLPNYQTFFYYPETTTKEQRLSASKKYIPNEVVDYLNSNKESSFLDIVSNNPTLSKAIPSTIDVIASSLADIKRGDYQKAIEKNKNILNILERQRTKTLDEDYSVSPFREAMLVLSLAYMQAGEEKQTLLILEKLIINSNNWTPAYIALGEYYFSKKAYKLAYDVAVKGIDKCANDLLHLYILQLKSEREMGNLISAKQIVNRLNTLFPKDSNVLLWQGIIYQDDKDYLSACTSFKKAFEENRNNPYISHNHAYCLIQSGQYDEASDVLMIAMTNFPSIPFLYYLNGFLENKRKNYLSAYKSWETYLSMIGENDPNFRIVNFKLTQMENENLLDSYPEFSGLPGTSN; from the coding sequence ATGAAGATAAAAAATATTGTCTGTATATGTAATTTCTTAATTTTGACTTCCTGTGAAACAATTACAAATAATGAAGTTATACTTGATTCAGAATTATTAAATTTGCCAAATTATCAGACTTTTTTTTACTATCCTGAAACTACAACAAAGGAGCAGAGATTATCTGCAAGCAAAAAGTATATTCCTAATGAGGTTGTTGACTATCTGAATAGTAACAAAGAGTCTAGTTTTCTTGATATAGTTTCAAATAATCCTACTTTAAGTAAGGCAATACCTAGTACAATAGATGTGATTGCAAGTTCGTTAGCTGATATTAAAAGGGGTGATTATCAGAAAGCAATTGAAAAAAATAAAAATATATTAAATATTTTAGAACGCCAAAGAACAAAGACTCTTGATGAGGATTACTCTGTTTCACCATTTAGGGAAGCAATGTTAGTTCTATCTCTAGCGTATATGCAAGCAGGTGAAGAAAAGCAAACTTTGCTAATTTTAGAAAAATTAATTATCAATTCAAATAATTGGACCCCAGCTTATATAGCTTTAGGAGAATACTATTTTAGTAAAAAAGCCTATAAACTTGCTTATGATGTTGCGGTCAAAGGCATAGATAAATGTGCAAATGATTTGCTACATCTTTATATTTTGCAATTAAAATCCGAAAGAGAAATGGGTAATTTAATTTCAGCAAAACAAATTGTGAATCGTTTAAATACTTTGTTTCCAAAAGACAGCAATGTGTTACTTTGGCAAGGAATTATTTATCAAGATGATAAAGATTATTTATCAGCATGCACGTCATTCAAAAAAGCTTTTGAAGAAAATAGAAATAATCCGTATATCTCACACAATCACGCTTATTGTTTGATTCAAAGTGGGCAATATGATGAAGCTAGTGATGTACTAATGATTGCGATGACTAATTTTCCATCCATTCCTTTTCTTTATTATTTAAATGGATTTTTAGAAAATAAGAGAAAAAATTACTTATCTGCTTATAAGTCATGGGAGACATATCTAAGTATGATAGGAGAAAATGATCCAAATTTTAGAATTGTAAATTTTAAACTTACCCAAATGGAAAATGAGAATTTATTAGATTCATATCCAGAATTTTCTGGATTACCAGGGACATCTAATTGA
- a CDS encoding NAD(P)-binding protein, with protein sequence MNARIDSEYKNLIVGSGAAGITVAKLISVTSHSKNTALLEQHYSPGGCSSFFARGVPKRVYDVGATQMVAVTENDIHHKIFTLNNDMEYPKLIKIKKIEFIFPSEAVHLAINADNSINVLQGIINKDEEIYINNVLNYSKKIGTIFWDLLKKIPKFPVLNISEILHNIKIFAKLKFKLEILLTVFLPTKIICFFLGNKKNFVFSNKVFNSILLDTVQNTMEKIPWLFGSLGLNIINNGIYRYKGGMRSYFYNLSMQIKKNNMNIFYQIKVTEIHEEKNGFKLKIYDNKNKIHEYINVTENLFLNITLWDFLELFQENNYYKKKISRLTKKFNSWLAFSLYGYFEESTVLEEEARYIQLFPPNEEITALKSSLYLSIYEPNNSIRSFTATIHVHANYVQDHLKDIYKEKLIERIEKNLNIKVKSPEFSMHHSFAYYTQRSKGRVGGLIVNSINTLINPVPNVYTHPNKKTKLFLIGDNYFPGQGVISSTICGIIAWERAFKGKFSKL encoded by the coding sequence ATGAATGCCAGGATAGATTCAGAATATAAAAATTTAATAGTGGGATCTGGCGCTGCAGGAATTACAGTTGCAAAATTAATTTCTGTTACTTCTCATTCTAAAAATACAGCCCTTTTAGAACAGCACTATTCTCCTGGTGGATGCTCTAGTTTTTTTGCAAGAGGAGTTCCAAAAAGAGTTTACGATGTTGGCGCGACTCAAATGGTAGCCGTAACTGAAAACGACATCCACCATAAAATATTTACTCTTAATAATGATATGGAATATCCAAAATTAATTAAAATCAAAAAAATAGAATTCATATTTCCTTCAGAAGCAGTTCATTTAGCAATAAACGCTGATAACAGTATAAATGTTTTACAAGGAATTATTAATAAAGATGAAGAAATATATATCAATAATGTTTTAAATTATTCAAAAAAAATTGGGACAATTTTTTGGGATTTACTAAAGAAAATTCCAAAATTTCCAGTATTAAATATTTCTGAAATTCTCCATAATATAAAAATATTTGCTAAGTTGAAATTTAAACTTGAAATTTTACTTACAGTTTTTTTACCAACAAAGATTATTTGCTTTTTTCTTGGTAATAAAAAAAATTTTGTTTTTAGTAATAAAGTATTTAACTCTATACTTCTTGACACAGTTCAAAATACAATGGAAAAAATTCCTTGGTTATTTGGTTCATTAGGATTGAATATCATTAATAATGGAATTTATAGATATAAAGGTGGAATGAGAAGTTATTTTTATAACCTCAGTATGCAAATAAAAAAAAATAATATGAATATATTTTATCAAATAAAAGTTACAGAAATTCATGAGGAAAAAAATGGCTTTAAATTAAAGATATATGATAATAAAAACAAAATACATGAATATATAAATGTCACTGAAAATTTATTTCTAAATATTACTCTTTGGGATTTTTTAGAGTTATTTCAAGAAAACAATTATTATAAAAAGAAAATAAGTAGATTAACTAAAAAATTTAATTCTTGGCTTGCTTTTTCTTTATATGGGTATTTTGAAGAATCCACAGTGTTGGAAGAAGAAGCTAGATATATTCAATTATTTCCACCTAATGAAGAAATAACTGCATTAAAAAGCTCATTATACTTATCAATATATGAACCAAATAATAGTATTAGGTCTTTTACGGCTACTATTCATGTACATGCAAATTATGTACAAGATCATTTAAAAGATATTTACAAAGAAAAATTAATAGAGCGAATTGAAAAAAATCTCAATATTAAAGTAAAATCTCCAGAATTTTCTATGCATCATTCTTTTGCATATTATACTCAAAGATCCAAAGGAAGAGTAGGGGGATTAATAGTAAATTCTATAAATACCTTAATAAATCCTGTCCCTAACGTTTACACTCATCCAAATAAAAAGACCAAACTTTTTTTGATTGGTGATAACTATTTTCCTGGACAAGGTGTCATTTCATCTACTATTTGTGGAATTATTGCTTGGGAAAGAGCATTCAAAGGTAAATTTTCTAAATTATAA
- a CDS encoding phytoene/squalene synthase family protein has translation MKTLKIDNCDISLLCSNNPVIFSNIDERIEYEWFYFEVRKDDLHFVCILSYKDCFNLNNNKTQQQSIYFTLYKSKKVVAYSYIYFSDKNSKSYLDNVGRWLTGKTNILDLWLPDHSMKKYINIKIKYDFCTDDNKYQINQNEVKHFWQFINSGNDLHSMVNIYNVSDEFSFSNLCKRNSFFFDYPLKLKLQNQSAGVFDLSNASYYFDHNFGFSPLYSIKEPWYWWHESIQNGVQVNYYFPHLDAMYQIKKMDYMNEKSLDFKIFDAKNINFIRQFRFNLFGIKYPKILNLNREIIYDFTMESAPFYHRIKSLDSQSTLEALYPLNIKKSFNQILIKSRKIELFKNIHSKDEISSYFNFIQICKKITFNHGKSFYISSLVLASKQRNSSYFIYVLCRLIDDATDERNVFDANNKIGSTFSYEILEYLWSECDLLSDEFIELFMEHLSNKLFAIVNYDSAIDFILNARILIKELELEKSYFIDLINGQKMDENFVQPFNINDLYLYCFRVAGVVGIMMAKIFHTKNHLVAMNAAEKLGCAMQITNILRDVKEDFENNRIYIPIELFSKYKIENFSLFFMNNYDCGNKNNLINELVNLAVLYYCEAIEGLKYIPSFRARLCVKLMIGVYGSILGKIVFDKSIVFKQRIVISHFKKLIIFLKILFGFHPLKVANLINEKELL, from the coding sequence ATGAAAACATTAAAAATTGATAATTGTGATATTTCTTTATTATGCTCAAATAATCCCGTTATTTTTTCAAATATTGATGAAAGAATTGAGTACGAATGGTTTTATTTTGAAGTTAGGAAAGATGATCTACATTTTGTTTGTATATTATCATATAAAGATTGTTTTAATTTGAATAATAATAAAACTCAACAACAATCAATCTATTTTACATTATATAAAAGTAAAAAAGTTGTTGCATATAGTTATATATATTTTAGTGACAAAAATAGTAAGAGTTACTTAGATAATGTTGGAAGATGGTTAACTGGAAAGACAAATATATTAGACTTATGGTTGCCTGATCATTCTATGAAGAAGTATATAAATATAAAGATTAAATATGATTTTTGCACTGATGACAATAAGTATCAAATTAATCAGAACGAAGTAAAGCATTTTTGGCAATTCATAAATTCTGGCAATGATTTACATTCAATGGTAAATATATATAATGTATCTGATGAATTCTCATTTTCAAATCTTTGCAAAAGAAATTCCTTCTTTTTTGATTATCCTCTGAAGTTGAAACTTCAAAATCAAAGTGCTGGAGTATTCGATTTAAGTAATGCCTCTTATTATTTTGATCATAATTTTGGTTTTTCTCCGTTGTATTCTATAAAAGAACCTTGGTATTGGTGGCACGAAAGCATTCAAAATGGAGTTCAAGTTAATTATTATTTTCCACATTTAGATGCTATGTATCAAATAAAAAAAATGGATTACATGAATGAAAAATCTTTAGATTTTAAAATATTTGATGCAAAAAATATTAATTTTATTAGACAATTTAGATTTAACTTATTTGGTATAAAGTATCCAAAAATATTAAATTTAAATAGAGAGATTATTTATGATTTCACAATGGAATCAGCTCCTTTCTACCATAGAATAAAGTCTTTAGATTCTCAAAGTACTTTGGAAGCTTTATATCCATTAAATATTAAAAAATCATTTAACCAAATATTAATTAAATCTAGGAAAATTGAATTATTTAAAAACATCCATTCAAAAGATGAAATTAGTTCATATTTTAATTTTATACAAATTTGTAAAAAAATTACATTTAATCATGGGAAATCTTTTTATATTTCATCACTTGTTTTGGCTTCAAAGCAAAGAAATAGTTCCTATTTTATTTATGTGCTTTGCCGACTAATTGATGATGCTACAGATGAAAGAAATGTGTTTGATGCCAATAATAAAATTGGATCAACTTTTTCATATGAAATATTAGAATATTTATGGTCAGAATGTGATTTACTATCAGATGAATTTATTGAATTATTTATGGAGCATTTAAGCAATAAACTGTTTGCTATTGTAAATTATGATTCAGCAATAGATTTTATATTAAATGCTAGAATATTGATCAAAGAATTGGAATTAGAAAAATCTTATTTTATAGATCTCATAAATGGGCAAAAAATGGATGAAAATTTCGTTCAACCATTCAATATAAATGATTTATATTTATACTGCTTTAGAGTTGCTGGTGTAGTTGGAATTATGATGGCTAAAATATTTCATACAAAAAATCATTTAGTAGCTATGAATGCAGCTGAAAAATTAGGCTGTGCAATGCAAATAACCAATATTCTCAGAGATGTTAAAGAAGATTTTGAAAATAATCGTATTTACATTCCAATAGAACTATTTTCTAAATATAAAATTGAAAATTTTTCTTTATTTTTCATGAATAATTATGATTGTGGTAATAAAAATAACTTAATTAATGAACTTGTTAATTTAGCTGTTTTGTATTACTGTGAAGCTATTGAAGGATTAAAATATATCCCATCATTTAGAGCAAGGTTATGTGTTAAACTTATGATTGGTGTTTATGGTTCAATTTTGGGAAAAATTGTATTTGATAAATCAATTGTTTTCAAGCAAAGAATTGTCATTTCACATTTCAAAAAGTTAATTATTTTTTTAAAAATTTTATTTGGATTTCATCCTTTAAAAGTTGCAAATCTGATTAACGAAAAGGAATTGTTATGA
- a CDS encoding NAD(P)H-binding protein, which produces MTKPKLAIAGASGFIGKAAIDRLADEFNIKALSRVAPSNKNSYKENVHWHSCDLYNLKEAENAFKDCDYILYLIHSMKKGNRLTQSSFDDLDLIIADNVMRSAKINKVKQIIYVGGILPEVNLNISKHLKSRNEVEVVLSCSGIPLTTVRAAIIIGAESSSFQILYRLIKRLRVMITPKWTRSLSQPIDVQDITEFIYHCIGNEETFNKTIDVHGSELLSYNELMTKISNILKLKRIALTVPFFSLGLSKFWLHLITGIDYFTISPLVDSLKYNLIASNSVLFNKYIPNPVSLNDSLQRAISQAKKYEKVKEKSIIYEESKVRTVQRLYLPIGWDAIKLGREYINWLPKIFFTIIRSKVKNNVVRFSFFSINLLTLEFSQERSTKDRQLFYIKGGLLVIKKTFPHARFEFRISPHEQTAIAAIHDYYPSLPWPIYRIFQANIHKFVMYLFNRHLLKNSSKFKS; this is translated from the coding sequence ATGACAAAACCTAAATTAGCGATTGCAGGTGCAAGTGGTTTTATTGGAAAAGCAGCTATTGATAGATTAGCTGATGAGTTTAATATTAAGGCACTTAGCCGAGTAGCTCCTTCAAATAAAAATTCATATAAAGAAAATGTACATTGGCATTCTTGTGATCTTTACAATTTAAAAGAAGCAGAAAATGCTTTTAAAGATTGTGATTATATTCTCTATCTAATTCATTCTATGAAAAAAGGAAATAGGCTAACTCAAAGCAGTTTTGATGATTTAGATTTAATAATTGCTGATAATGTAATGCGTTCAGCCAAAATTAATAAAGTAAAACAAATTATCTATGTTGGAGGTATTTTACCTGAAGTCAATTTAAATATTTCAAAACATTTAAAAAGTCGGAATGAAGTAGAAGTCGTACTATCTTGCTCAGGAATTCCACTAACAACAGTAAGAGCAGCAATAATTATAGGAGCTGAAAGCAGTTCATTTCAAATTTTATATCGTCTTATTAAAAGACTAAGAGTTATGATAACTCCAAAATGGACTAGGTCTTTATCACAACCAATTGATGTCCAAGATATTACAGAATTTATATATCATTGTATTGGGAATGAAGAAACTTTTAATAAAACAATTGATGTTCACGGCTCAGAATTATTATCTTATAATGAATTAATGACAAAAATTTCCAACATATTGAAACTTAAAAGAATTGCTTTAACAGTTCCTTTCTTTAGTTTAGGACTATCAAAATTTTGGTTACATTTGATCACAGGAATAGATTACTTTACTATTTCTCCACTTGTAGATAGCTTAAAGTATAACTTAATTGCTTCAAACTCTGTCTTATTTAATAAGTATATTCCAAATCCAGTTAGCTTAAATGACTCACTACAAAGGGCCATATCACAAGCAAAAAAATATGAAAAAGTAAAAGAAAAAAGTATAATATATGAAGAAAGTAAAGTGCGGACAGTTCAACGACTATATTTACCTATTGGCTGGGATGCTATCAAATTAGGAAGAGAGTATATAAATTGGTTACCAAAAATATTTTTTACAATAATTCGATCAAAAGTTAAAAATAATGTTGTTAGATTTTCATTTTTTAGTATAAATTTATTAACTCTTGAATTTTCTCAAGAGCGGAGCACTAAAGATCGACAGTTATTTTATATAAAAGGTGGGTTATTAGTCATTAAAAAAACATTCCCTCACGCAAGATTTGAATTTCGAATTAGTCCACATGAACAAACTGCTATAGCTGCAATACATGATTATTACCCTTCATTACCTTGGCCAATTTATAGAATTTTTCAAGCAAATATTCATAAATTTGTAATGTACTTATTCAATAGACACTTATTAAAAAATTCGAGCAAATTTAAATCATGA
- a CDS encoding tRNA dihydrouridine synthase, whose product MISDQKNKYFNHSRMLKLGIDFPFLIAPMVGLSHLAFRELIHFYTPKNINVLRFTEMLSTRRIPNEKLDSTNELRTGRNESYYIPQILGNEEKFIKPSIEKLSLKNPWGFDINMGCPVSHTLKHNWGVRLMGDKKYASDIVKIVKNSTDKPVSVKLRGGVSDEENFDYLLDFTTELQNAGADFITIHARTRAQKHSGSANWDLVAKVRNNLNIPVVANGDIQTAEDALYLLNSLKIDGAMIARAAVARPWIIWQIAEMLGNENPPDAFIGQLSPKTPTEEGKEYINACLLLLKIFQEYFDDEEYILEKFRFFVATGARWFQFGHHFWRLSMRSKSVEELARQIHEFSQNSENPMSYRIKML is encoded by the coding sequence ATGATTAGTGACCAAAAAAATAAATATTTTAATCATTCTAGAATGTTGAAATTGGGCATTGATTTTCCCTTTTTAATTGCGCCAATGGTTGGTTTGTCGCATTTAGCATTTCGCGAGTTGATTCATTTTTATACTCCAAAAAATATTAATGTGCTACGATTTACTGAAATGCTTTCAACAAGAAGAATTCCAAATGAAAAATTGGATTCTACTAATGAACTTAGAACAGGTAGGAACGAAAGTTACTATATCCCGCAAATTTTAGGTAACGAAGAAAAATTTATAAAGCCTAGTATAGAAAAGTTATCTTTGAAAAACCCATGGGGATTTGACATAAATATGGGCTGCCCAGTTTCTCATACTTTAAAACATAATTGGGGTGTGAGACTCATGGGTGATAAAAAATATGCTTCTGATATTGTGAAAATTGTAAAGAACTCTACAGATAAACCAGTAAGTGTTAAACTTAGAGGAGGTGTTTCTGACGAAGAGAACTTTGATTATTTATTAGATTTTACAACTGAACTTCAAAATGCAGGTGCTGATTTTATCACTATTCATGCCAGAACTAGAGCACAAAAACATAGTGGTTCAGCGAATTGGGATTTGGTTGCAAAAGTAAGGAATAATTTAAATATTCCAGTTGTCGCAAATGGAGATATTCAGACAGCAGAAGACGCTTTGTATCTGCTAAATTCTTTAAAAATTGATGGAGCTATGATAGCGCGCGCAGCTGTAGCAAGACCTTGGATTATTTGGCAAATTGCTGAAATGCTAGGTAATGAAAATCCTCCAGACGCATTCATTGGGCAATTATCACCTAAGACACCAACAGAAGAAGGCAAAGAATATATAAATGCTTGTTTGTTACTTTTGAAAATTTTTCAAGAATACTTTGATGATGAAGAATATATTTTAGAAAAATTTCGTTTCTTTGTAGCAACAGGTGCACGTTGGTTCCAATTTGGGCATCATTTTTGGCGACTTTCAATGCGTAGTAAGTCTGTTGAAGAATTAGCTAGACAAATTCATGAATTTTCTCAAAACAGTGAAAATCCAATGAGTTATAGAATCAAAATGTTATAA
- a CDS encoding RNA recognition motif domain-containing protein, protein MAKKLYVGNLPFSCTDNELSQAFIQYGVVTSARVVTDRETGSSKGFGFVEMEEEGDALKAVESLNGKPFMGRPLTVNEARPRLDNKRDGGGFQRRGYDNRNQ, encoded by the coding sequence ATGGCTAAGAAGTTATATGTTGGAAATCTTCCTTTTAGTTGTACTGACAATGAGCTTTCACAAGCTTTTATTCAGTATGGTGTTGTTACTAGTGCTCGTGTTGTTACAGATCGTGAAACTGGAAGCAGTAAAGGATTTGGTTTCGTAGAAATGGAAGAAGAAGGCGATGCTTTAAAGGCTGTTGAAAGTCTTAATGGTAAACCTTTTATGGGACGACCTTTGACTGTAAACGAAGCAAGACCTAGATTAGATAATAAACGTGACGGAGGAGGCTTTCAGCGTCGAGGATATGATAACAGAAATCAATAA